Below is a window of Bacillus sp. SM2101 DNA.
CTTTATTTTCTATTGTTGTTTCGATCTTTTCTTCTGATATATTGTCCAATGGTGCTGAACTTGACGTATTAGTACAACCAATAATGAATATAGATAGTAACATGCCTATAATAATTAACAACCCATTTTTCTTCACAATATCCCCCACCACATCATAATTTATAAATAATCATCTTTGTTTTTTAGTAGTTGTATTATTTACAACAGTAGAAATAGCATGTTTATATACTAGTTGCTGCTTTCCCTCTACTTCTACAAGTACAGTAAAAGTATCAAAATCGATTACATGACACCTAAACTGAAAGCCCCCACCCAAGATTATTGTAACAAGCGATTGATTTTCTTTCGCTTCTAAAAGTTGAGTATCTTGTTGAATGACTTGACCTTTATTAGTTTTCATATTGTAACCTTCTTTCTATTTATGATTATTTGGTCTTTTTTTCT
It encodes the following:
- the hfq gene encoding RNA chaperone Hfq is translated as MKTNKGQVIQQDTQLLEAKENQSLVTIILGGGFQFRCHVIDFDTFTVLVEVEGKQQLVYKHAISTVVNNTTTKKQR